The genomic DNA GATGACCACCAGGCCGCCGGCGTCGGAGATGACCTTCTTCGAGGACAGGCTGGTGACGATGACGATCCACAGCGGGAACAGGACGCCGAGGCAGGCACCGGCCAGGGCAATGCCCTTGCCCGCGAGCCCGGCCTTGCCGGGCTCCTCCTCCCAGACGGGCCTCGGCGGGGCGGCCCAGCGGCCGGGGGCCTTCGGCCGTTGTTCGGTCACGGTGCTCACTTCTTGTACACCCCCTGCTCGCCCATGAGATGGGCGACCTTGTTCGCGGCGAGGACAAGGCCGAGGCTGACCACGCCCTTGATCAGGCCCGCCGCCGCCGCGTAACTGAAGTCCTGGTTACGGACGCCGTTCCACCACACGAAGGTGTCGAGGACGTCCGACGCGCCCGGCCCGACCGCGTCGCGTTGCAGCAGGATCTGCTCGAAGCCGACCGTGAGCGCGTCACCGACGCGCAGCACCAGCAGCAGGGCGATCACCGGGCGCAGCGCGGGCAGCGTGACGTGCCACATCCGGCGCCATCGCCCGGCCCCGTCCATCGCCGCGGCCTCGTACAGGTCGGGACTGACGGAAGCCAGCGCGGCGAGGAAGACGATGATGCCCCAGCCCGCGTCTTTCCAGACTCCCTCGGACGTCACCAGGAATTTGAAGATCCCCGGGTCGGTCATGAGGTCGAAGCCCTCATACCCGTGCTGCCGCAGGGTCTGCGCGATGATGCCGGCGCCACCGAAGATCTGCTGGAAGACGGTGATGACCAGCACCCAGGAGAAGAAGTGCGGCAGGTAGAGGATCGCCTGCGACACCGCCCGCACCCGGGGCCTGATCACGCTGTTGATGAGCAGCGCGAGCAGGATCGGGATGGGGAAGAAGAGCAACAGCTGGAGGGAGAACAGGACGAAGGTGTTCTGGACGGCGTTCCAGAACGCCGAGTCATCGAGGATCCGGGTGAACTGCTCGAAGCCCACCCAGGGGCTCTCGAAGATGGCGACGAAGCCGTTGTCGCTGATGTACGGGTCGTACTCCTGGAAGGCGACGACGTTGCCCAGGATCGGTATGTAGTTGAAGACCAGGACCAGCAGGACGGCCGGCAGGGTCATCAGGATCAGCGTGCGGTCCCGCTTGAGACGGGTCCTGAGAGTGCCGCCCTCCGAGGCCTTCTTCAAGGCTTTCTTCGACGCCTTGGAGACAGCGGCGGGCCTGGCGGCCTTGGCGGACCCGCTCCCGCCGTCGGACGGCTCGGCGGTGTCCGTCGCCGAGGACGGATCGGTGCGCGCGGCGGCGCCCGGCGTGGTGCTGTGTGCCACGTCGTCACCCCTGCGCGGATCCGCTGTCGTCCAGCAGCTTCTTGTACCAGTCCCGCAGCTTGTCGCCGCCCTGGCTCTTCCAGTCCGACACCGCCTGCTGCATGTCGCTGATCTTCTTGCGGCCGCGGACGACGTCGTCCTCCAGATCCTCGAAGTCGTTGGAGAGGTTGGTGTAGCGAGCCGGTTCGGTGACCTGGAGTCCGAAGAAGGAGGACTTCTTGGTGAAGGCGCCCATCCGCTGCTGCCACTCCACCTGTTCCTTGGCGATGTCCGGGAAGTCGGGGTGCGCGATGGTCGGGGCGGGGCTGGCGAGCATGACGTAGGCGTTCAGGACCTCCAAGTTGCCCTGGTCGGTCTTGACCGGCATGCCGTCCTTGACGGTGTAGTGCGTGCCCTCCACCCCGTAGTTGGTGAGCATGTACTCCTTGGTGCCGTACGGGGCGGCGGTGACGTTCGCGGCGGCCAGCACATCGTGGATCACGGCCTTCGACGCCTTCTTGTTGATGAAGGCGAAGATGCCCGCGGGCGACCCGCACCACAACTGGGGATCGCCCCCGTCGTGGCCGAAGATGTCCATGCCCGCGATGCGGAAGTCCTTGTTCTGGGTGGCCTGTTCGGCCATCTTGCCCCACCAGTCCGAGATGTTCTGGTTGTACATCAGGACCTGGCCGTCGGTGAAACGCTGGCCCGCGTTGCCCTGGTTCTTCGCCTTGGCATCGGGGTGGACGACACCCGCGGCGTACAGCTTGCGCGTCCACTCCAGCGCTTCGAGGTACTCGTCGGTCTCGACGCGGTAGATCAGTTTGCCGTCGACGAGGTTCCAGCCGAGCGGCTTCTCGCTTCCGGAGAGCACACCGAAGATGCCGAAGGCCGTCCACTTCATGTCGTCGCAGGCCCACACCTTCGCCTTGGCGTCGGTGATCTCCTTGGCGAGGGCCAGGAACGCGTCGGCGGTGGTGGGGAGTTCGTACCCCTTGTCGTCGAAGACGTCCTTGCGGTAGAAGGGCACGATGCCCGGGACGGTGGGCGCGGGCTGGGGCAGGCCGCGCAGCTTGCCGCCGAAGATGGAGTACTGCCAGGCGTCGCTCGGGATGGCGGCGAGGTTCGGGTAGTCCTTGATCTTGTC from Streptomyces avermitilis MA-4680 = NBRC 14893 includes the following:
- a CDS encoding ABC transporter permease; the encoded protein is MAHSTTPGAAARTDPSSATDTAEPSDGGSGSAKAARPAAVSKASKKALKKASEGGTLRTRLKRDRTLILMTLPAVLLVLVFNYIPILGNVVAFQEYDPYISDNGFVAIFESPWVGFEQFTRILDDSAFWNAVQNTFVLFSLQLLLFFPIPILLALLINSVIRPRVRAVSQAILYLPHFFSWVLVITVFQQIFGGAGIIAQTLRQHGYEGFDLMTDPGIFKFLVTSEGVWKDAGWGIIVFLAALASVSPDLYEAAAMDGAGRWRRMWHVTLPALRPVIALLLVLRVGDALTVGFEQILLQRDAVGPGASDVLDTFVWWNGVRNQDFSYAAAAGLIKGVVSLGLVLAANKVAHLMGEQGVYKK
- a CDS encoding extracellular solute-binding protein; the encoded protein is MTPNSATSAPSRRSFLASTAVAAAAVAGGMPLLAACGGSDSGSKEGTTSGKGAQKILPAFVAQNVVTPDIASKNGSALGFTSELSLADLKTSVPRKLGKGSTIKIMSPFWGSPPKSSNPYYSAMNAKIGANIVWQNQDGNTYDEKLGAVLASSDMPDVVVIPSWNMGGKIPSAIISKMADLGPYLSGDKIKDYPNLAAIPSDAWQYSIFGGKLRGLPQPAPTVPGIVPFYRKDVFDDKGYELPTTADAFLALAKEITDAKAKVWACDDMKWTAFGIFGVLSGSEKPLGWNLVDGKLIYRVETDEYLEALEWTRKLYAAGVVHPDAKAKNQGNAGQRFTDGQVLMYNQNISDWWGKMAEQATQNKDFRIAGMDIFGHDGGDPQLWCGSPAGIFAFINKKASKAVIHDVLAAANVTAAPYGTKEYMLTNYGVEGTHYTVKDGMPVKTDQGNLEVLNAYVMLASPAPTIAHPDFPDIAKEQVEWQQRMGAFTKKSSFFGLQVTEPARYTNLSNDFEDLEDDVVRGRKKISDMQQAVSDWKSQGGDKLRDWYKKLLDDSGSAQG